The following coding sequences lie in one Silvanigrella aquatica genomic window:
- a CDS encoding bL35 family ribosomal protein: MAKSKAKIKAKIAKSKGKVNKAIKNKKSAAKRYKLTATGLVKVPHVGKQHLAGSKNRSRKNRLKKAKIMRAESSRLVSRCIPNGL; this comes from the coding sequence ATGGCAAAGTCAAAAGCTAAAATTAAAGCCAAAATAGCTAAGTCAAAAGGGAAAGTTAACAAGGCAATCAAAAATAAAAAGTCAGCTGCAAAACGCTATAAGTTAACAGCGACTGGTCTTGTTAAGGTTCCGCATGTTGGCAAGCAACACTTGGCTGGTTCTAAGAACCGCAGTCGTAAAAATCGCTTGAAAAAAGCAAAAATTATGCGCGCTGAGAGTTCTAGACTCGTTTCTCGTTGTATTCCTAACGGATTATAA
- the rplS gene encoding 50S ribosomal protein L19, with protein MKHPILKSFESMHMRAKALPSFKAGDSVCVWVKIQEGTEKDGTPKYRLQSFEGTVIRFRKGTTNSTFLVRKMSSGGIGVERNFYVHSPLVDHVDVKVRGKVRRSRIYYIRKLRGKAARISSRYVSAEELKASENK; from the coding sequence ATGAAACATCCTATTTTAAAATCATTTGAATCAATGCATATGCGTGCTAAGGCTCTTCCTAGCTTTAAAGCTGGTGATAGCGTTTGTGTTTGGGTTAAAATCCAAGAAGGTACAGAAAAAGATGGGACTCCTAAATACCGTCTTCAATCTTTCGAAGGTACTGTTATTCGTTTCCGTAAAGGGACTACAAACTCTACTTTCTTAGTACGTAAAATGTCTTCGGGTGGTATTGGTGTTGAGCGTAATTTCTACGTTCATTCTCCACTTGTTGATCATGTTGATGTTAAAGTTCGCGGTAAAGTACGTCGTTCTAGAATTTACTACATCCGTAAGCTTCGTGGTAAGGCTGCGCGTATTTCGAGCCGTTATGTTTCTGCAGAAGAACTTAAAGCTTCTGAAAATAAATAA
- a CDS encoding SDR family oxidoreductase has translation MFTPDLLNGKKVLVTGGGTGLGKSMSERFLSLGAHVVICGRREDVLKETCLEFNSKYKDKASYQVCDVRDAQIVEKMIDEIWVQSPIDILVNNAAGNFISRTEDLSHRAVDIVLDIVLHGTVYVTLACGKRWLQNKMKANVLSIVTTYSWTGSAYVVPSAMAKAGVLAMTRSLAVEWGDRGIRMNAIAPGPFPTKGAWDRLVPNTDLGKVLESKNPLGRHGEHIELANLVSFLVSDFAGFINGEVITIDGGEWLQGAGEFNFLKAMKNEDWESLKRKK, from the coding sequence ATGTTTACTCCAGATCTTTTAAACGGTAAAAAAGTTTTAGTAACAGGTGGTGGCACAGGACTTGGCAAAAGCATGTCGGAAAGATTTTTATCTTTAGGGGCTCACGTTGTTATTTGTGGAAGAAGAGAAGATGTTTTAAAAGAAACCTGTTTAGAGTTTAATTCAAAATATAAGGATAAAGCTTCTTACCAAGTTTGTGATGTGAGAGATGCTCAAATTGTTGAAAAAATGATTGATGAAATTTGGGTACAAAGTCCCATCGACATTCTTGTAAATAATGCGGCAGGAAATTTTATTTCACGAACAGAAGATTTATCTCATCGCGCTGTTGATATTGTTTTAGACATTGTTCTTCATGGCACCGTTTATGTTACGTTAGCTTGTGGAAAACGTTGGCTACAAAATAAAATGAAAGCAAATGTATTAAGTATTGTCACAACATATTCTTGGACGGGTTCGGCGTATGTTGTTCCTTCTGCTATGGCAAAGGCTGGAGTTCTTGCTATGACAAGAAGTTTAGCAGTAGAATGGGGTGATCGAGGCATACGTATGAATGCCATTGCACCTGGGCCTTTTCCGACAAAAGGAGCATGGGATCGTTTGGTACCTAATACTGATTTAGGAAAAGTATTAGAAAGTAAAAATCCACTTGGAAGACATGGCGAGCATATTGAACTTGCCAATTTAGTTTCTTTTTTAGTTTCAGATTTCGCCGGATTTATCAATGGAGAAGTGATTACAATTGATGGCGGGGAATGGCTACAAGGTGCGGGTGAATTTAATTTCTTAAAGGCAATGAAAAATGAAGATTGGGAATCTTTAAAAAGAAAAAAATAA
- the rplT gene encoding 50S ribosomal protein L20 — translation MARVKRGFKLRRRHKRVLKLAKGYRGARSRLYRTAIQIVRRALCYAYRDRKVKKRDFRSLWIQRINAASRAHGLPYSKFMNGLKKANIALDRKQLSEIAIHDDAVFANLVKKSMAALAK, via the coding sequence ATGGCTCGTGTAAAACGTGGCTTTAAACTTCGCCGTCGTCACAAAAGAGTTCTTAAATTAGCTAAAGGCTATCGTGGTGCTCGTAGTAGACTCTATCGTACAGCAATTCAAATTGTTCGTAGAGCTCTTTGCTACGCTTACCGTGACCGTAAGGTTAAAAAGCGTGATTTCCGTTCTCTTTGGATTCAACGTATCAACGCAGCTTCCAGAGCGCATGGCTTACCATACAGCAAGTTTATGAATGGTTTGAAAAAAGCAAATATTGCTCTTGATCGTAAACAGTTGTCTGAAATTGCAATCCATGATGATGCAGTTTTTGCAAATCTTGTTAAAAAATCAATGGCAGCATTAGCTAAGTAA